A window of the Janthinobacterium agaricidamnosum NBRC 102515 = DSM 9628 genome harbors these coding sequences:
- a CDS encoding YhdP family protein, with product MQKPPEQSATAHVPLAVRWSRLRAAYRMANLASHHVLGFTIKLALLAYFAFAVVFLFLRYAVLPNIDYYKGDIERLASKALGNPVAIARIYASWNGLRPSLFLGDVTVHDKDGRQALSLPSVSATLSWWSVLYGTVRFESLEIIRPDLDIRRATDGKLYVAGILIETRPGADGKGADWVLSQREIVIREGRLRWTDDQYQRPELALDNVNLLLRNKWRNHQLGLQATPPAALAAPLDVRANFSHPAFAARLSDVTMWKGELYADLKNADLAVWRSYVGNYVNTSFELSQGKGALRAWISLDHAKLAGFTADLHLSEVQARLAKDVPQLDLRKVDGRISAKEDFMAEAPDSKPTFGARGHSVVLTNFSLETSDGLSLPPTTLSEQYVAAARGKPQKMRIEAKLLDLQTLAALAGRLPMSPQQRGMLEEVAPRGRLQDFSAEWQGELPAVTSYRIRGQLDGLGLNPQAARPAQPKTATGMALAAAPALPGFENLSGSIDASDKGGALTIRSHDLLLKMPGYFSEPAMPFETMNVLARWMFEDKKQLRVQVEQFDFVQQGLKGSLKGSHVLPLDAAGSGPGQVDISGTLDNFDLKTIGRYLPLETPPDLHHWLTGALEDGMAHDVSVRLRGDLAEFPFKADTAAQRAAGEFRVAGKLADARLNYAPGEYAADGKAPLWPQAEHIKGSFVFDRARMEIRGDTATTGGAALSAVKAVIPDLTLHDMMLDIDGNAAAPMQEFLKYVAASPVLGWIDHFTDETLATGNAKLALKLHLPLSHLLESKVQGSVQLGGNDVVLFRDLPPVLGGTGKIEFNEKGVNLNGLNGNLLGGPVAISGGTQKDNSIQVRIAGAMTAEGLRKTYPAPVMQRLAGHVSGGARYSGLITARDHQVVVAVDSPLTGMGLDFPAPLKKNAGDSLPVRFVLTGNVANDAGVRSDDIRINVGSGIAARYQRQKQGKEPWRLLRGGIGVNVAAPEPDSGMALNVNMKSLDVDAWIAAGSAIAGPSGGKDETADSGDMPDIGQYVIPDAMAARAGELLLGERKLENVVVGATHQKDVWQANIEAKQVAGYVTWIETPSGLGKMTARLSSLTIPEADAAEVKNLLENNKSAAQSIPSLDIIAERFELFNKQLGRLELRAYNTIAAGGREWRIGKLGLATPDGELKGSGKWVIKDGDSTTSLNFNLDIIDAGKLLDRFGFADTVRRGKGKLSGDIAWKGLPYSLDIPTLSGQIQMNVESGQFLKQDPGAAKLLGVLSLQALPRLLKLDFHDVFSEGLAFDGITANASISHGVVKTENLKMHGVAATVLMDGTADIANESTNLQVVVIPEFNLGTGPLVYALAVNPVIGIGSFLAQLFLRAPVMKALTYHMQIKGPWKAPQVTKLDPEKMAPLPVPAADAKNTAK from the coding sequence ATGCAAAAACCGCCGGAGCAAAGCGCGACCGCACATGTGCCCCTGGCCGTGCGCTGGAGCCGGCTTCGCGCCGCCTATCGGATGGCCAACCTGGCCAGCCACCATGTGCTGGGCTTCACCATCAAGCTGGCCTTGCTGGCGTATTTCGCGTTTGCCGTCGTGTTTTTATTCCTGCGGTATGCGGTGTTGCCGAACATTGACTATTACAAGGGCGATATCGAACGGCTGGCCAGCAAGGCGCTCGGCAATCCGGTCGCCATCGCGCGCATCTATGCGTCGTGGAACGGCTTGCGGCCCAGCTTGTTCCTTGGCGACGTCACGGTCCACGACAAGGATGGCCGCCAGGCGCTGAGCTTGCCGAGCGTATCGGCCACCTTGTCCTGGTGGAGCGTGCTGTACGGCACGGTGCGTTTCGAATCGCTGGAAATCATCCGGCCCGACCTCGATATCCGGCGCGCCACGGACGGCAAGCTGTATGTGGCCGGCATCTTGATCGAGACCAGGCCCGGCGCCGATGGCAAGGGCGCCGACTGGGTCTTGTCGCAGCGCGAAATCGTCATCCGCGAAGGCAGGCTGCGCTGGACTGACGACCAGTACCAGCGCCCCGAGCTGGCGCTGGACAATGTCAATCTGTTACTGCGTAATAAATGGCGCAATCACCAGCTGGGCTTGCAAGCGACGCCGCCGGCCGCGCTGGCCGCGCCGCTGGATGTGCGCGCCAACTTTTCGCATCCGGCGTTCGCCGCGCGTCTGTCCGATGTGACGATGTGGAAAGGCGAGCTGTATGCCGACTTGAAGAATGCCGACCTGGCGGTGTGGCGCAGCTATGTCGGCAATTATGTGAATACCTCGTTTGAGTTGTCGCAAGGCAAGGGCGCCTTGCGCGCGTGGATCAGCCTGGATCACGCCAAGCTGGCCGGCTTTACCGCCGACCTGCATTTGTCCGAGGTGCAGGCGCGCTTGGCTAAGGATGTGCCGCAACTGGATTTGCGCAAGGTCGATGGCCGCATCTCCGCCAAAGAAGATTTCATGGCAGAAGCGCCGGACAGCAAGCCGACCTTTGGCGCGCGCGGCCATTCGGTGGTGTTGACCAATTTCTCTCTGGAAACCAGCGACGGCCTCAGCTTGCCGCCGACCACTTTGTCTGAACAATATGTGGCGGCGGCCAGGGGCAAGCCGCAAAAGATGCGCATCGAGGCCAAATTGCTCGACTTGCAAACGCTGGCCGCGCTGGCCGGCCGTTTGCCGATGAGCCCACAACAGCGTGGCATGCTCGAGGAAGTGGCGCCGCGCGGCCGCTTGCAGGATTTTTCCGCCGAATGGCAGGGGGAGTTGCCGGCTGTTACGTCTTATCGCATCCGTGGCCAGCTCGATGGCCTGGGCTTGAATCCGCAGGCGGCCAGGCCGGCCCAGCCGAAGACGGCCACCGGCATGGCGCTGGCCGCCGCGCCGGCGCTGCCCGGCTTTGAAAACTTGAGCGGCAGCATAGACGCCAGCGACAAGGGCGGCGCGCTGACCATCCGCTCGCACGACTTGCTGTTGAAAATGCCCGGCTATTTCAGCGAACCGGCCATGCCGTTCGAGACCATGAATGTGCTGGCGCGCTGGATGTTCGAAGATAAAAAACAATTGCGGGTGCAGGTCGAGCAATTCGATTTTGTGCAGCAAGGCTTGAAAGGCAGCCTGAAGGGCAGCCACGTGCTGCCGCTCGATGCCGCCGGCAGCGGCCCGGGCCAGGTCGACATCAGCGGCACGCTGGATAATTTCGACTTGAAGACCATCGGCCGTTATTTACCCCTGGAAACCCCACCGGACTTGCACCACTGGCTGACCGGCGCGCTGGAAGACGGCATGGCGCACGATGTCAGCGTGCGCCTGCGCGGCGACTTGGCGGAATTCCCGTTCAAGGCCGACACGGCGGCGCAGCGCGCGGCCGGCGAATTCCGCGTCGCCGGCAAGCTGGCCGACGCCCGCCTGAATTATGCGCCCGGCGAATACGCGGCCGACGGCAAGGCCCCGCTGTGGCCGCAAGCCGAACATATCAAGGGCAGTTTTGTGTTCGACCGGGCGCGCATGGAAATTCGCGGCGACACCGCCACCACCGGCGGCGCGGCGCTGTCGGCCGTCAAGGCGGTGATCCCCGACCTGACCTTGCACGACATGATGCTCGACATCGACGGCAACGCGGCCGCGCCGATGCAGGAATTCCTCAAGTACGTGGCTGCCTCGCCGGTGCTGGGATGGATCGATCATTTTACCGATGAAACCTTGGCCACCGGTAACGCCAAGCTGGCCTTGAAGCTGCATTTGCCGCTGTCGCACCTGCTGGAATCGAAGGTGCAGGGCAGCGTGCAATTGGGCGGCAACGACGTGGTGCTGTTCCGCGATTTGCCGCCGGTGCTGGGCGGCACCGGCAAGATCGAATTTAATGAAAAAGGCGTCAACCTGAATGGCTTGAACGGCAACTTGCTGGGCGGCCCGGTGGCGATTTCCGGCGGCACCCAAAAGGATAATTCGATCCAGGTGCGGATCGCCGGCGCGATGACGGCCGAAGGCTTGCGCAAGACTTACCCGGCGCCGGTGATGCAGCGCCTGGCCGGGCATGTGAGCGGCGGCGCGCGCTACTCCGGCCTGATCACGGCGCGCGACCATCAGGTGGTGGTCGCGGTCGATTCGCCATTGACCGGCATGGGACTGGATTTTCCGGCGCCGCTGAAGAAAAACGCCGGCGACAGCTTGCCGGTGCGGTTTGTGTTGACCGGCAATGTGGCCAATGACGCGGGCGTGCGCAGCGACGACATCCGCATCAATGTCGGTTCCGGCATCGCCGCCCGCTACCAGCGCCAGAAACAGGGCAAGGAGCCGTGGCGCCTGCTGCGCGGCGGCATCGGCGTCAACGTGGCGGCGCCCGAACCGGACAGCGGCATGGCGCTCAACGTCAACATGAAGTCGCTCGACGTCGATGCGTGGATCGCGGCCGGCAGCGCGATCGCCGGACCGTCCGGCGGCAAGGACGAGACGGCCGACAGCGGCGACATGCCCGACATCGGCCAGTACGTGATCCCGGATGCGATGGCGGCGCGCGCCGGCGAATTGCTGCTGGGCGAGCGCAAGCTGGAAAACGTGGTGGTCGGCGCGACCCATCAAAAAGACGTGTGGCAAGCCAATATCGAAGCGAAACAGGTGGCCGGTTATGTGACCTGGATCGAAACCCCGTCCGGCCTCGGCAAGATGACGGCGCGGCTGTCGTCGCTGACGATACCGGAAGCGGACGCCGCCGAGGTCAAGAACTTACTTGAAAATAATAAGAGCGCGGCGCAAAGCATCCCGTCGCTCGATATCATTGCTGAACGCTTTGAACTGTTCAACAAGCAGCTCGGCCGGCTGGAGTTGCGTGCCTACAATACGATCGCGGCCGGCGGCCGCGAATGGCGCATCGGCAAGCTGGGCCTGGCCACGCCGGACGGCGAATTGAAGGGCAGCGGCAAATGGGTCATCAAGGACGGCGACAGCACCACCAGCCTGAATTTTAATCTCGACATCATCGACGCCGGCAAGTTGCTGGACCGGTTTGGCTTCGCCGATACGGTGCGGCGCGGCAAGGGCAAGCTGAGCGGCGACATCGCATGGAAAGGCTTGCCGTATTCGCTGGATATTCCGACGCTGTCGGGCCAGATCCAGATGAATGTCGAGTCCGGGCAATTCCTGAAGCAAGACCCCGGCGCCGCCAAATTGCTCGGCGTGCTGAGCTTGCAAGCGTTGCCGCGCTTGTTGAAGCTCGATTTCCACGATGTCTTTTCGGAAGGGCTGGCGTTCGACGGCATCACGGCCAACGCCAGCATCAGCCACGGCGTGGTGAAAACCGAGAACTTGAAAATGCATGGCGTCGCCGCCACTGTCTTGATGGATGGCACGGCCGACATCGCCAATGAATCAACCAATCTGCAGGTGGTGGTGATTCCTGAATTTAACCTCGGCACCGGCCCGCTGGTGTATGCGCTGGCGGTGAACCCGGTGATCGGCATCGGCAGTTTCCTGGCGCAACTGTTTTTGCGGGCGCCGGTGATGAAGGCGTTGACTTACCATATGCAAATCAAGGGGCCGTGGAAAGCGCCGCAGGTGACCAAGCTCGATCCGGAAAAGATGGCGCCATTGCCTGTGCCTGCCGCCGATGCCAAGAACACCGCTAAATAA
- the gap gene encoding type I glyceraldehyde-3-phosphate dehydrogenase: MTIKVAINGYGRIGRNVLRAFYEGGKKQDIQIVAINDLGDAKSNAHLTRYDTAHGKFPGTVTVEGDNMIVNGDPIRVFAQRNPAEIPWGELGVDVVLECTGFFTTKEKASAHLKGGAKKVIISAPGGKDVDATIVYGVNHQVLKATDTVISNASCTTNCLAPLVKPLNDAIGIESGLMTTVHAYTNDQVLSDVMHEDLRRARSATMSMIPTKTGAAAAVGLVLPELNGKLDGFAIRVPTINVSLVDLSFIAKRDTTVDEVNALMKTASEGALTGILTYQTEPLVSIDFNHNPASSNFDATLTKVSGRLVKVSSWYDNEWGFSNRMLDTTVALMSAK, translated from the coding sequence ATGACGATCAAAGTTGCAATCAACGGTTATGGCCGCATCGGCCGCAATGTCTTGCGCGCATTCTATGAAGGCGGCAAGAAACAAGATATCCAGATCGTGGCGATTAACGACCTCGGCGACGCCAAGTCGAACGCCCACCTGACCCGCTACGATACGGCGCATGGCAAGTTCCCTGGCACCGTCACCGTCGAAGGCGACAACATGATCGTGAACGGCGATCCGATCCGCGTCTTCGCACAGCGCAACCCGGCAGAAATCCCATGGGGCGAGCTGGGCGTGGACGTGGTGCTGGAGTGCACCGGCTTTTTCACCACCAAGGAAAAAGCGTCGGCCCACCTGAAGGGCGGCGCCAAGAAAGTCATCATTTCCGCGCCAGGCGGCAAGGATGTCGACGCCACCATCGTGTACGGCGTCAATCACCAGGTGCTGAAAGCCACGGATACCGTGATTTCGAATGCATCGTGCACCACCAACTGCCTGGCTCCGCTGGTCAAGCCGCTGAATGACGCGATCGGCATCGAAAGCGGCCTGATGACCACCGTGCATGCTTATACCAACGACCAGGTCTTGTCCGACGTGATGCATGAAGACTTGCGCCGCGCCCGTTCGGCCACCATGAGCATGATCCCGACCAAGACCGGCGCCGCCGCCGCGGTTGGCCTGGTGCTGCCTGAATTGAACGGCAAGCTGGACGGTTTCGCGATCCGCGTGCCGACCATCAACGTGTCGCTGGTCGACCTGTCGTTCATCGCCAAGCGCGACACCACCGTCGACGAAGTCAACGCGCTGATGAAGACCGCGTCCGAAGGCGCGTTGACCGGTATCCTGACGTACCAGACCGAACCGCTGGTATCGATCGACTTCAACCACAATCCTGCTTCGTCGAACTTCGACGCGACCCTGACCAAAGTGTCGGGCCGCCTGGTCAAGGTGTCGTCGTGGTACGACAATGAGTGGGGTTTCTCGAACCGCATGCTGGACACCACCGTGGCCTTGATGTCGGCCAAATAA
- a CDS encoding YoaK family protein, translating into MHFPYLFHLSGDKRNVRTDRHLGCLLAFIAGMVNVGGFLAIGSYTSHMTGLLSAMADDLVDGNVSVVLAALSAWGAFLGGAAITALLVNWGRRRKLHSRFALCLQLEAALLLFFGLGGTYLAGMRDLLAPATLLLLCFIMGLQNAIITTVSGAVIRTTHVTGLSTDIGIELGKLIYYNRRQLPELTVTANRQKLQLHSLLVAYFFAGGVCGALGSQHIDFFSATILLSLILGALSIGPVWRDVRILARFYRRK; encoded by the coding sequence ATGCACTTCCCGTATCTGTTCCACCTCAGCGGCGACAAACGCAATGTACGCACCGATCGCCATCTGGGCTGCTTATTGGCCTTTATCGCCGGCATGGTCAATGTCGGCGGCTTTTTGGCAATTGGCAGCTATACCTCGCACATGACCGGCCTCCTGTCGGCCATGGCTGACGATCTGGTCGATGGCAATGTCTCCGTGGTACTGGCGGCGCTCAGCGCGTGGGGCGCTTTCCTCGGGGGCGCGGCGATTACCGCGCTGCTGGTCAACTGGGGCAGGCGCCGCAAATTGCACAGCCGCTTCGCGCTATGTCTGCAACTGGAAGCCGCACTGCTATTGTTCTTCGGCCTGGGCGGCACCTACCTGGCCGGCATGCGCGACTTGCTGGCGCCCGCCACGCTGCTGCTCTTGTGCTTCATCATGGGCTTGCAAAACGCCATCATCACCACCGTGTCGGGCGCCGTGATCCGCACCACCCATGTGACCGGATTATCGACCGATATCGGCATCGAACTTGGCAAGCTGATCTATTACAACCGGCGCCAGCTGCCCGAACTGACCGTCACGGCCAACCGCCAGAAACTGCAATTGCACTCGTTGCTCGTCGCCTACTTTTTCGCCGGCGGCGTGTGCGGCGCACTGGGTTCCCAGCATATCGATTTTTTCAGCGCCACCATCCTGCTGTCGCTGATACTGGGCGCACTGTCGATCGGCCCGGTCTGGCGCGACGTGCGCATCCTGGCGCGCTTTTATCGCCGCAAATAA
- the tkt gene encoding transketolase, with the protein MKSTLPTTKMANAIRALAMDAVQQANSGHPGMPMGMAEIAVALWSGHYRHNPANPKWLNRDRFLLSNGHGSMLHYSLLHLTGYDLSMDDLRAFRQMHSKTPGHPEVDITPGVETTTGPLGQGIANAVGMALSEQLLAAEFNRPGFDIVDHYTYAFLGDGCLMEGISHEVCSLAGTLGLNKLIALYDDNGISIDGKVEGWFTDDTPQRFASYGWNVIPAVDGHDVAALDAAITAAKTSDKPTLICCKTIIGKGSPNLQGGDKVHGAALGDKEIAAVRAYIGWDAAPFEMPADMYAAWDAKEQGALLENDWNQRFAAYSAQFPQQAAELSRRMKGDLPENFDTVLAAAIASCVEKKENIATRKASQNAIQALAPALPEFLGGSADLTSSNLTNWKESIAVRSGKPGNHINYGVREFGMSAIMNGIVLHGGYIPFGATFLTFSDYSRNALRMAALMKLRSIFVFTHDSIGLGEDGPTHQSVEHVSAMRLIPNLDNWRPCDTVESAAAWGAAVRRKDGPSTLIFSRQNLPYQERSAEQIADISRGGYVLQDVADAQVILIATGSEVELAVAAASALASEGIAARVVSMPSADVYDRQDAAYKAGVLTKGTPRVAIEAGVTSFWYKYVGLEGAVVGIDTFGESAPASVLFKHFGFTVDNVVAKAKSVIAAA; encoded by the coding sequence ATGAAATCTACGCTCCCTACCACCAAGATGGCCAATGCGATCCGCGCACTGGCGATGGACGCTGTACAACAAGCTAATTCCGGCCACCCGGGCATGCCGATGGGCATGGCCGAGATCGCCGTCGCATTGTGGAGTGGTCATTATCGCCACAATCCAGCCAATCCCAAATGGCTGAACCGCGACCGCTTCCTGCTGTCCAACGGCCACGGCTCGATGTTGCATTACTCGCTGCTGCACCTGACCGGCTACGACCTGTCGATGGACGACCTGCGCGCGTTCCGCCAGATGCATTCGAAAACCCCGGGCCACCCGGAAGTCGATATCACGCCGGGCGTCGAAACCACCACCGGTCCGCTGGGCCAGGGTATCGCCAACGCGGTCGGCATGGCCTTGTCGGAACAATTGCTGGCGGCTGAATTCAACCGTCCAGGTTTCGATATCGTCGATCACTACACGTACGCCTTCCTCGGCGACGGTTGCCTGATGGAAGGCATCTCGCACGAAGTGTGTTCGCTGGCCGGCACCCTCGGCTTGAACAAGCTGATCGCACTGTACGACGACAACGGCATTTCGATCGACGGCAAGGTCGAGGGCTGGTTCACCGACGACACGCCGCAACGTTTCGCATCCTATGGCTGGAACGTGATCCCGGCCGTCGACGGCCATGACGTGGCCGCGCTGGACGCCGCCATCACCGCCGCCAAGACGTCCGACAAGCCGACGCTGATCTGCTGCAAGACCATCATCGGCAAGGGTTCGCCTAATTTGCAAGGCGGCGACAAAGTGCACGGCGCCGCGCTGGGCGACAAGGAAATCGCGGCAGTGCGCGCTTACATCGGCTGGGACGCCGCGCCATTCGAAATGCCGGCGGACATGTACGCCGCCTGGGATGCGAAAGAACAGGGCGCGTTGCTGGAAAACGACTGGAACCAGCGTTTTGCCGCGTACAGCGCGCAATTCCCGCAACAAGCCGCCGAATTGTCGCGCCGCATGAAAGGCGACTTGCCGGAAAACTTCGACACCGTGCTGGCCGCCGCGATCGCCTCGTGCGTCGAGAAAAAAGAAAACATCGCCACCCGCAAGGCCAGCCAGAACGCGATCCAGGCGCTGGCGCCGGCGCTGCCTGAATTCCTCGGCGGTTCGGCCGACCTGACCAGCTCGAACCTGACCAACTGGAAAGAATCGATCGCTGTGCGTTCCGGCAAGCCTGGCAACCACATCAACTATGGCGTGCGCGAATTCGGCATGAGCGCGATCATGAACGGCATCGTGCTGCATGGCGGCTACATCCCGTTTGGCGCGACCTTCCTGACCTTCTCCGATTACAGCCGCAATGCGCTGCGCATGGCCGCGCTGATGAAACTGCGTTCGATCTTCGTGTTCACCCACGATTCGATCGGCCTCGGCGAAGACGGCCCGACCCACCAATCGGTCGAACACGTGTCGGCCATGCGGCTGATCCCGAACCTGGACAACTGGCGTCCATGCGACACCGTCGAATCGGCCGCCGCCTGGGGCGCCGCCGTGCGCCGCAAGGATGGCCCGTCGACGCTGATCTTCTCGCGCCAGAACTTGCCGTATCAAGAGCGCAGCGCCGAACAGATCGCCGACATCAGCCGTGGCGGCTACGTGCTGCAAGACGTCGCCGACGCCCAGGTGATCTTGATCGCCACCGGTTCCGAAGTGGAACTGGCGGTCGCCGCCGCCAGCGCGCTGGCGTCCGAAGGCATCGCGGCCCGCGTGGTATCGATGCCGTCGGCCGACGTGTATGACCGCCAGGATGCCGCCTACAAGGCCGGCGTGTTGACCAAAGGCACGCCACGGGTGGCTATCGAGGCAGGCGTGACCAGTTTCTGGTACAAATACGTCGGCCTGGAAGGCGCCGTGGTCGGCATCGACACCTTCGGCGAATCCGCGCCGGCCAGTGTCTTGTTCAAGCATTTCGGCTTTACCGTGGACAACGTGGTGGCCAAGGCGAAGTCGGTGATCGCCGCGGCATAA
- the glnE gene encoding bifunctional [glutamate--ammonia ligase]-adenylyl-L-tyrosine phosphorylase/[glutamate--ammonia-ligase] adenylyltransferase, producing the protein MSTSPLIRASRFYQRWLNAAPERAAKMEQFAAAPLAGADLDALLAAESAAVSPPLPLQRAMRRLRNLLVCGLIRRDLDGLADLHEVVTAMTEFADFAIRRHVRALMADMVALHGMPVGAESGEAQELMVLAMGKQGGGELNVSSDIDLIFVYPEDGDTQVTEAGQRSLSNHEFFIRLGKKLIAALSEITEDGFTFRVDMALRPNGGSGPLAASLAMVEQYLIVQGREWERYAWVKARAVTGTAADIAALDAIVRPFVFRRYLDFGVIDAIRTMHGQIRAEVNRQERLHPDRSNNVKLGRGGIREIEFLAQVFQLIRGGRDTALRDRSTRATLRVVAEKGLLEPAIVEQLLASYTFLRNLEHRLQYLDDAQTHTLPANDSDRLLVAHMMGLPDTATLLGQLEAHRVFVAGQFDEMFSDKSSAPADGKLDPQSSNDCADPDNHEAIEARFAALGFSDPAGAARRLIATWQAPRLQSLPEASRNRLVALVNSALPLIASCGQPANGANHLATLGRLLDFLEAIARRSAYLSLLTEYPHTLARVVRMVCASGWAATFLTQHPILLDELLDERLHNSVPDPAALALDLQQQLAGASGDTERQMDILREVHHAQLFHWLAQDLAGDLTVEKLADYLSSLADIIVAATIQGAWQTVATRHREVPKFAVIAYGKLGGKELGYVSDLDVIFLFDDDDQEAPMLYAKLAQRFITWMTAHTSAGILFDIDIALRPDGASGMLVSSVQAFEKYQDSSAWIWEHQALTRARFCAGDIAIGQRFERIRDKVLRKERSESCGLKQEVVNMRKKMRDAHPAKPPLFDLKQDPGGMIDIEFMVQYLVLQYAARYPELTANAGNIALLKLCGQLGLIDAALAAKVGDAYRALRKMQHQMRLQGQDLARVEPSVLQEHADHVITLWNSLFGASTQDGAPHENQ; encoded by the coding sequence ATGAGCACATCCCCCCTGATCCGCGCTTCCCGTTTTTACCAGCGCTGGCTGAATGCCGCTCCGGAACGGGCCGCCAAGATGGAACAATTCGCCGCCGCGCCGCTGGCCGGGGCCGACCTGGACGCCTTGCTGGCGGCCGAAAGCGCGGCGGTATCGCCGCCGCTGCCCTTGCAGCGCGCGATGCGCCGCCTGCGCAACCTGCTGGTCTGCGGCTTGATCCGGCGCGACCTGGACGGTCTTGCCGACCTGCATGAAGTGGTCACCGCCATGACCGAGTTCGCCGATTTTGCGATCCGGCGCCATGTGCGGGCCTTGATGGCCGACATGGTGGCCTTGCACGGCATGCCGGTCGGCGCAGAGTCCGGCGAAGCGCAGGAATTGATGGTGCTGGCGATGGGCAAGCAAGGCGGCGGCGAGCTGAATGTATCGTCCGACATCGACCTGATCTTCGTGTACCCGGAAGATGGCGATACGCAAGTAACCGAAGCCGGCCAGCGCAGCCTGTCCAACCATGAATTTTTCATCCGTCTTGGCAAGAAGCTGATCGCGGCGCTGTCGGAAATCACCGAAGACGGCTTTACGTTCCGGGTCGACATGGCGTTGCGGCCGAACGGCGGTTCCGGCCCGCTGGCGGCCAGCCTGGCGATGGTCGAGCAATACCTGATCGTCCAGGGCCGCGAGTGGGAACGCTACGCCTGGGTCAAGGCGCGCGCGGTGACCGGCACGGCGGCCGATATCGCCGCGCTGGACGCCATCGTGCGGCCGTTCGTGTTCCGCCGCTACCTCGATTTCGGCGTCATCGACGCGATCCGCACCATGCATGGCCAGATACGCGCCGAGGTCAACCGGCAGGAGCGGCTGCATCCTGACCGCAGCAACAACGTCAAGCTAGGCCGCGGCGGAATCCGCGAAATCGAATTCCTGGCGCAGGTGTTTCAATTGATACGAGGCGGCCGCGACACGGCGCTGCGCGACCGTTCGACCCGGGCCACCTTGCGCGTGGTGGCCGAAAAAGGCTTGCTGGAACCGGCCATCGTCGAGCAACTGCTGGCGTCGTACACCTTCTTGCGCAATCTGGAACACCGTCTGCAATACCTGGACGACGCACAAACCCACACCTTGCCGGCCAACGACAGCGACCGGCTGCTGGTCGCGCACATGATGGGTTTGCCCGACACGGCCACCCTGCTGGGCCAGCTGGAAGCGCACCGGGTATTCGTCGCCGGCCAGTTCGATGAAATGTTCAGCGACAAGAGCAGCGCGCCGGCCGACGGCAAGCTGGACCCGCAGTCGAGCAATGACTGCGCCGATCCGGACAACCATGAAGCGATCGAGGCGCGTTTCGCGGCGCTCGGTTTCAGCGATCCGGCCGGCGCCGCGCGGCGCCTGATCGCCACGTGGCAGGCGCCGCGCCTGCAATCGCTGCCGGAAGCGAGCCGCAACCGGCTGGTGGCGCTGGTCAACTCGGCCCTGCCGCTGATCGCTTCCTGCGGCCAGCCGGCCAACGGCGCCAACCATCTGGCGACGCTGGGCCGCCTGCTCGATTTCCTGGAAGCCATCGCGCGCCGTTCGGCCTACCTGTCGCTGCTGACCGAATATCCGCATACGCTGGCGCGGGTGGTGCGCATGGTGTGCGCCAGCGGCTGGGCCGCGACTTTCCTGACCCAGCATCCTATCCTGCTCGATGAATTGCTCGATGAGCGGCTGCACAATTCGGTGCCCGACCCGGCCGCGCTGGCGCTCGACCTGCAACAGCAACTGGCCGGCGCCAGCGGCGATACCGAACGGCAAATGGATATCTTGCGCGAAGTGCATCATGCGCAATTGTTCCACTGGCTGGCGCAAGACCTGGCCGGCGACCTGACGGTCGAAAAGCTGGCGGATTATTTGTCGTCGCTGGCCGACATCATTGTCGCCGCGACCATCCAGGGCGCGTGGCAGACCGTCGCCACGCGCCACCGCGAGGTGCCGAAATTCGCCGTCATCGCGTACGGCAAGCTGGGCGGCAAGGAACTCGGGTACGTGTCGGACCTGGACGTGATCTTCCTGTTCGACGACGACGACCAGGAAGCGCCGATGCTGTACGCCAAGCTGGCGCAGCGCTTCATCACATGGATGACGGCGCATACCTCGGCCGGCATCCTGTTCGATATCGATATCGCGCTACGTCCCGACGGCGCTTCAGGTATGCTGGTGTCCAGCGTACAGGCATTCGAGAAATACCAGGACAGCTCGGCGTGGATCTGGGAACACCAGGCGTTGACGCGGGCCCGTTTCTGCGCCGGCGACATCGCCATCGGCCAGCGTTTCGAGCGCATCCGCGACAAGGTGCTGCGCAAGGAACGTTCCGAAAGCTGCGGCTTGAAACAGGAAGTGGTGAACATGCGCAAGAAAATGCGCGACGCCCATCCTGCCAAGCCGCCGCTGTTTGATCTGAAACAAGATCCGGGCGGCATGATCGATATCGAATTCATGGTGCAATACCTGGTCTTGCAATATGCGGCGCGCTACCCGGAATTGACGGCCAACGCCGGCAATATCGCCCTGCTGAAACTATGCGGCCAGCTCGGCCTGATCGATGCCGCCCTGGCGGCCAAGGTCGGCGACGCTTACCGCGCGCTGCGCAAGATGCAGCACCAGATGCGTTTGCAGGGCCAGGATCTGGCGCGGGTCGAACCGTCCGTATTGCAGGAACATGCGGATCACGTCATTACTTTATGGAATAGTTTATTCGGCGCCAGCACACAGGATGGAGCGCCGCATGAGAACCAGTGA